TCCGTGCCACAGCGTCATGCACCACTCTCGTGCTCcctgcttcgcctccgcgacTTGTTCCGCTGCGACGTCGCCGATCCTGGCGAGTGCTGGCAGCACATCCTGCTCTCCAGCTACGTGACTGACCTTCCATGGCTGCTGGCGACAGTGCCGGAGCTGTCCGCTGTGACAGGGAAACTGGTGCTGCTCAGCGGCGAAAAAgggacggcgacgctgcggcgcaccaccggcgaTTCTTCGTGTCCATacacagcagcgtcgccgctgatGGACCGCGTGAACCCGTTCATGGCTGCCTTGCGCGAGCAAGCGAGGCCCACGTCTGCGTTACACACCACCCTTTCGCGCGAACGCCTTGCTGTTCTCGAGCCGCCGTTGCCCGTGGCCTTTGGGACGCACCACACCAAAATGGCGCTCTGCGTCAACGGCAGAGGCCTGCGTGTTTCTATCTTCACCGCTAACCTTGTCGAGCAGGACTGGTGCCGGAAGTCGCAAGGCATCTACGTACAGGACTTCCCATGgaagacggcgacggtgcgctCAAACGACGACTCCGCGGATGCGACTATGGTGGAAACAGCAACGAGCAGCACCAGTAACAGCAACAATGGCAGTAACACCTTCACAAAGGGCGCTGAATTCGTcgcgcatctgcgccacTACTTGATGCAATGCGGCGTGAGTCTTGCCGCTGCATGTGCTTCACCGACAGATGCGGCATCCGCGGCTGGCCCCCTCGGGATCTTCGAAACGGATTTCCTATCTCACATCGATTTCTCGGCTGCAGCCGTGTGGCTCGTCAGCTCCGTCCCCGGAACGTACGCGCACGGTGAGGTCTGTCCTGGCTACCGTGTCGGGCTTTGTCGACTGGCGGAGGTGCTACGGCGCTCGGCACTGACGATGGCCACGTCGCCGGCGTCCGTCGACCTGAGCTGGCAGTACAGCTCCCAGGGCTCGCTCAATCCAGCGTTTCTGAACTCGCTGCAAGCAGCCATGTGCGGGGAGTCGGCGGCAGTGATTGAGTCCGGTGACGCACCGCGAGGCGTGCGTGACGTGCAGGTGGTATACCCCACCGAGGAAGAAGTGCGGAACAGCTGGGAGGGCTGGCGAGGCGGCATGTCActccctctgcgtgtgcagtGCTGCCATGAGTTTGTGAACGCGCGCTTGCATCGctggggcagcagcgaggagggtCACACGGCAAAGCGTGCATTCCCACGGCCACCCAAAGTCGCAGCGGCCCACGCCAGCCGTGAGGATGCTGTGGATGTAGATGGAGTGGACATCGATGGAGGCGAGGAGACGACGCCATCACTggcgggcagctgcgcagccgacCGACAGTTTGCGCTGCCCCATATTAAGTCGTACGCGGCCGTTGCACCAGACCGTTCCTGCGTCCGTTGGTTTCTTCTGACGAGTGCAAATCTCTCCCAGGCGGCGTGGGGTAGCCTAAGCAGGAAGGTGAACCAGCGCGGTTCGCGGCAACAGCTCGTGCGCTCGTACGAGCTGGGCGTTCTCTACGACTCCCATTCTGCTATTTACCCGTCAGCATCATCGTGGTTCAGCGTGGTGGCCGAGTCGAGGATCGAGCTTCCGAACGCACGCAATTCTCGTGCGATGCTGTACGAGACGCCGCTCGGCGTTGACACTCAGGATGTGTGTCTGTACATACCATACAACCTCCTTTGCCCGACCCCGTACGCAAGCACTGCCGCTCTGCgagcgcacaggcacgcacctGACGAGGGTGAGCAGGCCGTcgaagaagcggcgctggACTGTAGTGATGTGCCGTGGGTGCTAGACATGCCACATCGGGGTAAGGACGCCTACGGCCTCGAGGTCGAGGAGGCGTTCGAGAGCATCGTTTCTCCAAATTTATCAAAGTGGCAGCCTCGTACGCGCGCCATGGACACCGCACCGCTGTGCAGCATCGGGGCCCCCCGTAAGCGCATGCGTGAGGCGTAGAGCGCGAGGGAGACAGGCACGCGCGTTCGTGTTTATGTTCGAGGCCCGTTGCTCGCTACAGCGCCGTCGAGCGACTACCAGGACGAACAAGAAAAGCTGTCCCCCTCCACATCATTTCTCTGAATCCGCCCTCGGACAGAGAtcgccagcgcgccaccACGGGACATGTCAGTCACACAGCCACAGATGACTAGCAAAAAGTAAGACAGAAAGTCAGAGATGCTCACGCCGCAAGGCGGAATGGTGGAGTAAGGAGTCCGCGACAAGCGAACTTTACGCCATCTGCTCCCCAGCGTAACGATTTGTTTACGTTCGCAACCTGCTCCGTCTCCGCAGCCCCACACCCCTTCCCACACACGCCGCGGTGCCTGCGGTGGCGTCCGCTACGCTCCCCTTATGTTCGTTTTCGCCACActcgctctccctcatcCCACCTACACGTCACCGCGGCCCTTTTTTCcctccgtctccctcccccactccccGCCAGCTTACCCCTCCCCATAATTCAAAGGGAACCCCCCTAACACCTCCCTCTTTACCTGTGCTTTCTATCTCTGCCTCCCAGTGTTCTGCGGCCGTCTTGCACGCGAGCGATGCCTCCCTTCCCCGCGACGAAAGAGGCACAATCACAGTCATCATAACGCTCACACGCTGAGGTGACCACGGCCACCATCAGCGCCACCATCCGTCACCCGCCTCGTATCGCTTTTGACATCATCTCCACAAACTCAGTTGCAGGTGATGCTCTGGTATTCTTGAAAAACTTCTGATTTGTGCTCCCCATACcccccttcctttccttATCCCTTGCTTCTtccgcagcgccacacgGAGCTGGTGAGCTGCGAGGCGTGCGGGTCTCAGTGTGTATGTGCCTGCGTGTACTCAAACTCTCTCTAGATATAGATGTttgccgctctcctccgtttgtctgtctgtgtctgtgttaTCATCGGCAGCTGAGACATTCACAAGAGGCGTACACCACCGAAATAACGCTAAAACGAAACGTAGAAAACGTATGCACAACACTCCTTTGTGGTCGCATGCACGcgtttttctctttctctcgtgGATCCCTCATGACGAGGTACACCTCAGCGCGCGGTATCTCAAGGGGGCCGCCACACAGCACGGTGGgcggaagccgagcagccctCCTATCCCTGTCAATGCCTTGCCACTTCTGGCGGTGACGCGGCCAATCACCTACCACGTAggggggaggtcagagcgatgtatcgctaCTGATGTCGGCGCTCGGGTTCTGGATGGCGTGGCATCGGAGCGACCTCgcgacagtgaacacgcttgtgccatccatgcgaTTACGCAGAGTGTTAGTGTCACTCGACCGTGTCTCACACGGCCCGGCTGGTGGCTGGGGGGCCTGAGCGCCACCACGAGGGAGACGCACCACGTGGCAACCCAGCATggctggagcggctgcgaggcgatCTGCAAAGCAGGCATGGGTAGATAGAGTTCGAGGCAGAGGCTCTGCTCAGCTCACCGATCTGATATTGCCCTAACGCGTGTGTCAACGGCATGCTTTTCACCACGCTGGTGCGGCCTGTGGGGCAAGCCGGGGGAGGAGGATAGAGTGCAGTGGACGCCACAGTGTATGGCAGAGAATGGACACACGCTGCAAAGAGGAAAGGAAATGCCGTTTTTTTCCTGAAGTGCGCATCGCTCGGCGCTATCGCATCGCTGTCACGGCCACTCTGCGAGTGCGACGTCGTTTGCCGGTATGTGATGGTGTCCTCCCTACCAGCTTCTCTCGTTTCGCACGTCCATCCTCCCTTTCTTTTGTTGCATGTGCGATTAAACTGACGgacgcgttttttttttgttgggACCTCTTTCTCATCAAAGGTGAGCCATCGCCTGCGCAAAATTATGTACGAAGCGATCCACTGACGACACcttctcgtcgctgccgcttccttttaccatttttttttctgatCATCATccatcccctccccacgcCCCGCAGATTCCTCAACTTTCTTGTGTGCCTTTGTACGCGTGCCGTAAGATGCTCGTGCCAAAGTCATCTGAGTCTGTGGTTACACGGCAGAAGATCAGCTTTAAAGGGGCAAGTGGCCTGAtacggtgctgctgcagaaggaAGCTATCGCAGAGGCTTTCCAGAAAGACGCCGCCGAGGCACTCGGCATCTCCTGCGACGACGTCCTCGACATCTTTTCGAGAACTCCTGCAGCGTGTCCTGCTCCGTGCGCCACGCCAAAATACTCTCCGAGTCGGATGTCGGTCGCATTCGCATCACCAGCGCTTATCGACGAGTATGGAAAGTTTACTTTGCTTACAGGGGGGAAAGGCAGGGGAGGACCGAAGCTTTCTAGGCTAGTGTTGGTGCCACAGGATCATCGGTCCTTGCGAGCGACGACATGGACAGCAGAGACTTAGTCACCGCAGCTACACCAAACACCCCGTTCTTGATCAACTTCCACGGCGACAACTGGGTACCAATGCTAGAGGTGCACATGCTTGAGCTCACGCAAGTCGGTCAGTGAGACATCACTAACGCCTCAAAGACGGCGGCTTTGATGAAGGAGAAGCGGTCGCTGTCAGCGTCTGCGGCGTGCTTGACGTGACGCTGGAGTATGTGAAAGGTGGGGCAACGCTCAAGTATAGTATTCCGCACACCTACTCAGATGaccagcgtcagcagcagaagccgTTGCTCGACCGGTACGCATATCCACATGTGTGGTCAAAGTGCACGGAGCTCAAGATGGAACTCATCTTCGCCGAgacgcgccaccgcgtcgtcCTTGACGGCGATGAGTGTGATCACGTGTTGGAGGCTGCCCAAGAGAAGGTCGGCGAGGCATTTCACGAGGAtgtggctgcgctgctgcacctctccATAGATGCCGTGAATCCGCCCTCGTGCACCGGCGCCCTTGAGCTGGAGTTCATTGTCAAGCACGCAGCAAGCATATCTGCGGCTATCATCGATGGGGAGCTGGAGCATGGCGAAAACCAGCGCAACTGGCTCATGCATGAGATAGTCACCGGGGTCTGGTCCCCCAGAACGACCTCGCATTCGCAGAGCTGTCTCACCGAGGTGCTTTTGATGGAGAATGCCGCACAAAGTCACAACAGCGACGATGCCAAGTGCGCAGTGACGACTCGACATCGCCTGCGCTTCGGTGGTGTCCGCCTGGACAAGCGTGATGGAGGCTCACGGTGAGGCGGCCCTGACCAGTGCGGTCGTGCATGAtgtgtgcgccgccgtcggcgttaAGGATGGCGATAGCCGTCTGTTGCACTTGGAGAAGGGCAGCCTCGTGACAGAGCTGCTCGTCACGCACCTAGCCTCGCTCTCGCGAAAGGCGGTCGACGACATATTGGCGTCATTCGTGTTCTCCGAGACATGGGAGCTGCTCTCCATGCAAGACAGGACGCCTCTCACCCTCCCGCAGGAGCACCCTTCCGAGAATGCTCTttcgcggcgacgacggagtGGCTCTtaagaggagggggaggaggagcaactgcgcagctgcttccaGGAAGACGTCGTCGAATGGTTCAAGGTGCAGCCcgacgcggtgcagcaaATCGAGTTCAACGCGCGCAGTCTGCTAGGGAACTTTGCGCTGCAACACAGCCTCGCATCAGACGTGAAGACACTGCGGAAGGAACTGGCCAAGTCCCCTTGCACAACCACGTGGCGGCTGTACAAGAAGTGCGGCTGCACCCACGGTGCCGTGTCGCTCATCACCATCTCAGCTTTCCCGGCGTCGCCTGGCCGCGCGCGATGGAAGAGCGACTGGCCGCCCTGCTTGGCGCCCTCGTTACAGATGTGGCAGAGCAGCTGTCAGTCCAGGAATCGCACGTGAAGGGCGTCACCTTTACGGCATCCCTGAAGGCGACGTTTGCCgtttctccccctcccccccccaccccaacCACCACCCGGCACTCACGCGGCAGGCCATAGATAGGCTGCTCGGCGAAGGGTCTTTCCCTAGCATGCGGCATCTGTGCATGGGGACGGAGGCACCGGCGTCAGCGCAAAAGCGCGAGGtgccgcctgccgccgctgccgagacGACAGACCCCATGTCGACTTCCGGCATCACCGCCTCCCTTCTGCActcgtgcgccgccgacgctgtcATAAGTCACCATCGCCCGCGCTTTGGCGGAGCTGAGTAGGGGCGGTCATgagcgagagcgaagagCAGCTGCGAAAGGCTTTCTTGGGCGACGTTGAGGCTTCAGTGGGCGTGTAGGCGAATGCTGTGCAGTCCATGGAATTCCTGCTCGGCAGTCTGGTCGTTGACGTCGAGCTGGTCCATGCGCCGAGTCTTGACCGTAAAGAGATCGACGCTCGCCTCAGCGTCTTCGAGCTCCCTCGCACCTGGGGCGTGCACCTTGACTCCACCGCGaacaagggggaggggccagTCAAGCGCATCGCCACGCATCACCGCATGAAGCCGGAAAGCGGCGACTGGGGTGCGCTTTTGGCAGTGCAGTTCAGTGAATTAGAGGCAACCTTCGTGAACGATGTGGGGGCGTCGCTGAAACTGCCAAAGGAGGTTATCACGAGCCTAATCTTTCGCATGGGGAATCTTCTGGTAGACATGGAGATTGTTCACCCGGCGGAGTGGCcaagaaaggagaaggatCGATTACTCGCGTCTTGCACGCACACTGAAACGTGGACTCTGTATCAGTCAGTGGTGCTCAAGCTACCCACCGCACAAGCAACAGAGCACTGCGTCCAGATCGACGGCGACCACTGGGCGACTGTTCTTGACCATCAGCGGGCGGTATTGGAGCGCGCATTCATCTTGGGCGTTTGTGAGGCCACACTGCTGTCTGCGTCGGCTGTGAAGGAACTCCACTTCGGCCTCGGCAGTCTCGTCGCTGCGTtcaaacaaacaaacacacacacacacacacacacacacacacaatcacGTGTGCGAAGAGAGACTCGCGCGCTTCCCGTTCAGTCGCGCATGTGCCATCTGCCAGTCTCTACCC
This genomic stretch from Leishmania infantum JPCM5 genome chromosome 33 harbors:
- the TDBP1 gene encoding tyrosyl-DNA phosphodiesterase 1, producing the protein MNGGGAARHAEAGFPFWVNDIDSFASVPQRHAPLSCSLLRLRDLFRCDVADPGECWQHILLSSYVTDLPWLLATVPELSAVTGKLVLLSGEKGTATLRRTTGDSSCPYTAASPLMDRVNPFMAALREQARPTSALHTTLSRERLAVLEPPLPVAFGTHHTKMALCVNGRGLRVSIFTANLVEQDWCRKSQGIYVQDFPWKTATVRSNDDSADATMVETATSSTSNSNNGSNTFTKGAEFVAHLRHYLMQCGVSLAAACASPTDAASAAGPLGIFETDFLSHIDFSAAAVWLVSSVPGTYAHGEVCPGYRVGLCRLAEVLRRSALTMATSPASVDLSWQYSSQGSLNPAFLNSLQAAMCGESAAVIESGDAPRGVRDVQVVYPTEEEVRNSWEGWRGGMSLPLRVQCCHEFVNARLHRWGSSEEGHTAKRAFPRPPKVAAAHASREDAVDVDGVDIDGGEETTPSLAGSCAADRQFALPHIKSYAAVAPDRSCVRWFLLTSANLSQAAWGSLSRKVNQRGSRQQLVRSYELGVLYDSHSAIYPSASSWFSVVAESRIELPNARNSRAMLYETPLGVDTQDVCLYIPYNLLCPTPYASTAALRAHRHAPDEGEQAVEEAALDCSDVPWVLDMPHRGKDAYGLEVEEAFESIVSPNLSKWQPRTRAMDTAPLCSIGAPRKRMREA